One genomic window of Bacillus mycoides includes the following:
- a CDS encoding Cna B-type domain-containing protein encodes MYLKRVTSIFSIIMIFMFTIGQSFLGIVANAQELNTAGLVDGFTIDKTNLQYGEQTKINVTFSEKAEVKLKAGDTLTLTLPPELKGFKGQIQLDDYGTCQVSGDKVVCTFNDKVEQRENIKGHFNFTIQATNVETDQKKDVETNLGTDVEKQTVTITGPTSGGGTDPGEQSFSDKVGDIQPDNTDEVRWFLRINNNKEKLNSDIVVTDSLQEGQTLNKGSFYIYVNNATYLSLETFETQGYGKITFVDDKSFKVVINKDKASGNAFSIGYTATITEAGKKLESFKNDYKIEYQVVDKDKVSTTDSATVKNVESGGGAGGDLPSKGMLRIVKHLEGNEEKVIPNVKFKLYKASDEQVGDEYTTDEKGIIEIKGLTPGKYYVQEVSAPNYIDFDPQAKVEFEVKADAVNGIKLPISNKVKTTSIAGMKTWKGDNEKDRPSSIKVELLQNEKVIDTKEVTAADGWKYKFDNLAVYDANGVAYKYEVKEQPIDGYTTEVNGYDITNTKVVQTTKVEGTKTWKDGNAEGRPTMIKVDLLQNDTVIATQEVSEATGWKYEFKDLAINDAEGKAYKYEVKEQAVDGYESKVNGYDITNTKVGKTSVAGTKTWKGGTEEEHKAIKVDLLQNGTVIATQEVSKETGWKYEFKDLVAFDENGKAYKYEVKEQPVDGYESKVNGYDITNTKVGETKVEGTKTWNDNNATDRPSTIKVDLLQNGQVIDTKEVSKATNWKYTFEKLQAYDANGAAYKYEVKEQAVPGYESKVNGYDITNTKVGETKVEGTKTWNDDNAKNRPEIIKVDLLQNGKVVDTKEVTAATEWKYTFEKLQAYDADGAAYKYEVKEQAVPGYESKVNGTDITNTKVGKTKVEGTKAWNDGNATDRPTMIKVDLLQNGNVIQTQDVFAVMGWKYIFADLAAYDAEGKAYEYTVKEQPVSGYESKVSGTDITNTKVGQTKVEGTKTWKDDNATDRPEMIKVDLLQNGTVIATQEVSKATGWKYEFKDLAAYDANGVAYKYTVKEQPVAGYESKVNGTDITNTKVGETKVEGTKTWKDDNAKDRPEMIKVDLLQNGKVVDTKEVTAATNWKYTFENLQAYDANGVAYKYEVKEQPVAGYESKVSGTDITNTKVGETKVEGTKTWNDNNATDRPSTIKVDLLQNGQVIDTKEVSKATNWKYTFEKLQAYDANGAAYKYEVKEQQVDGYKSEVNGYDITNTKVGETKVEGTKTWNDNNATDRPSSIKVDLLQNGKVVDTKEVTAETNWKYTFEKLQAYDAKGKIYKYEVKEQAIPGYESKVNGTDITNTKVGKTKVEGTKTWNDGNATDRPTMIKVDLLQNGNVIQTQDVFAVMGWKYIFADLEAYDAEGKAYEYTVKEQPVAGYETKVSGTDITNTKVGQTKVEGTKTWKDDNATDRPEMIKVDLLQNGTVIATQEVSKATGWKYEFKDLAAYDANGVAYKYTVKEQPVAGYETKVSGTDITNTKVGETKVEGTKTWNDDNAKDRPEMIKVDLLQNGKVVDTKEVTAATNWKYTFEKLQAYDANGVSYKYEVKEQPVAGYETKVSGTDITNTKVGKTKVEGTKTWNDDNAKDRPEMIKVDLLQNGTVIATQEVSKATGWKYEFKDLAAYDANGVAYKYEVKEQAVAGYESKVNGTDITNTKVGETKVEGTKAWNDDNAKDRPTMIKVDLLQNGKVVDTKEVTAETNWKYMFEKLQAYDENGAAYKYEVKEQPVAGYESKVSGTDITNTKVAKLTVEGTKTWNDNNATDRPSTIKVDLLQNGKVVDTKEVTAATNWKYAFADVEAYDANGVAYKYEVKEQPVAGYQSDVHGYDITNTKVGETKVEGTKTWNDNNATDRPSSIKVDLLQNGKVVDTKEVTAASDWKYTFEKLQAYDAEGKAYKYEVKEQAVEGYKSKVKGYDITNTKVGETKVEGTKTWNDDNAKDRPTMIKVDLLQNGKVVDTKEVTAASDWKYTFGKLQAYDAEGKAYKYEVKEQPVAGYESKVNGTDITNTKVGKTKVEGTKAWNDDNAKDRPEMIKVDLLQNGTVIATQEVSKATGWKYEFKDLAAYDAEGKAYKYEVKEQAVPGYESKVSGTDITNTKVGETKVEGTKTWNDNNATDRPSSIKVDLLQNGKVVDTKEVTAETNWKYTFEKLQAYDAEGKAYKYEVKEQVVEGYKSKVKGYDITNTKVGETKVEGTKTWNDNNATDRPGTIKVDLLQNGKVIDTKEVSKATNWKYTFEKLQAYDANGAAYKYEVKEQQVDGYKSEVNGYDITNTKVGETKVEGTKTWNDDNTKDRPTMIKVDLLQNGKVVDTKEVTAETNWKYTFEKLQAYDENGVAYKYEVKEQPVAGYESKVKGTDITNTKVGETKVEGTKTWNDNNATDRPSSIKVDLLQNGKVVDTKEVTAETNWKYTFEKLQAYDENGVAYKYEVKEQPVTGYKSEVKGYDITNTKIKDEPNVDPKDPKDPKDPKDPKDPNVDPKDPSTGPNTNTDKNSDSKVPPTTENDKPTLLPNTGGTSAEMSSILGGIVLFLLGGILLARQRIK; translated from the coding sequence CGATTACTGGTCCAACTAGTGGTGGTGGTACAGATCCTGGAGAGCAATCGTTTTCTGATAAAGTTGGTGACATTCAGCCAGACAATACAGACGAAGTGCGTTGGTTCTTGAGAATAAACAATAACAAAGAAAAATTAAATTCTGATATTGTTGTGACTGATAGTTTGCAAGAAGGTCAAACGCTTAATAAAGGCAGTTTCTATATATACGTTAATAATGCTACTTACTTATCACTTGAAACCTTTGAAACGCAAGGTTATGGGAAGATAACGTTTGTTGATGATAAGTCATTTAAAGTTGTGATTAATAAAGATAAAGCCAGTGGTAACGCATTTTCAATTGGTTATACAGCTACTATAACGGAAGCCGGAAAGAAACTAGAATCTTTTAAGAATGATTATAAGATTGAATACCAAGTGGTGGACAAAGACAAAGTTTCTACAACAGATAGCGCCACAGTCAAAAATGTAGAATCTGGCGGTGGTGCTGGAGGTGACTTACCTTCAAAAGGAATGCTAAGAATTGTTAAGCACCTTGAAGGAAATGAAGAAAAAGTAATACCGAATGTCAAGTTTAAGTTGTATAAAGCGTCGGATGAACAAGTTGGAGATGAATATACAACAGATGAAAAAGGTATAATCGAAATCAAAGGTTTAACACCAGGTAAATATTATGTGCAAGAAGTTTCAGCTCCAAACTATATTGATTTTGATCCACAGGCAAAAGTAGAGTTTGAAGTGAAAGCAGATGCTGTAAACGGAATTAAGTTGCCGATTTCTAATAAAGTGAAAACTACATCTATTGCAGGGATGAAGACGTGGAAAGGCGATAACGAGAAAGATCGTCCAAGTTCAATCAAAGTAGAATTACTACAAAATGAGAAAGTAATAGACACGAAAGAAGTAACAGCGGCAGATGGTTGGAAATACAAATTTGACAACCTAGCAGTCTATGATGCAAATGGAGTAGCGTACAAGTATGAAGTGAAAGAACAACCGATAGATGGATACACAACAGAAGTAAATGGTTATGACATTACAAATACAAAAGTGGTACAAACAACCAAAGTAGAAGGAACGAAAACATGGAAGGACGGAAATGCGGAAGGTCGTCCGACGATGATTAAAGTAGACTTACTACAAAACGATACAGTGATTGCGACGCAAGAAGTAAGCGAAGCAACAGGCTGGAAATATGAATTTAAAGACTTGGCGATAAACGATGCAGAAGGAAAAGCATATAAGTATGAAGTGAAAGAACAAGCAGTAGACGGATACGAATCAAAAGTAAATGGTTATGACATCACGAATACAAAAGTAGGCAAGACATCAGTTGCAGGAACGAAGACGTGGAAAGGTGGTACAGAGGAAGAGCATAAAGCCATCAAAGTAGACTTACTACAAAACGGTACAGTGATTGCGACACAAGAAGTAAGCAAAGAAACAGGTTGGAAGTATGAATTTAAAGATTTAGTAGCGTTCGATGAAAATGGAAAAGCATACAAGTATGAAGTGAAAGAACAACCGGTAGATGGATATGAATCCAAAGTAAATGGTTATGACATCACGAATACAAAAGTAGGCGAAACGAAAGTAGAAGGAACAAAAACGTGGAACGATAACAATGCAACAGATCGTCCAAGCACCATCAAAGTAGACTTACTACAAAACGGTCAAGTAATTGACACGAAAGAAGTAAGTAAGGCAACAAATTGGAAGTACACGTTTGAAAAACTACAAGCTTATGATGCAAACGGAGCAGCGTACAAGTATGAAGTGAAAGAACAAGCAGTACCAGGATATGAATCCAAAGTAAATGGTTATGACATCACAAATACAAAAGTAGGCGAAACAAAAGTAGAAGGAACGAAGACATGGAACGACGATAACGCGAAAAATCGTCCGGAAATAATCAAAGTGGATCTTTTACAAAACGGTAAGGTAGTAGATACAAAAGAAGTAACAGCGGCAACAGAATGGAAGTACACATTTGAAAAGCTCCAAGCATATGATGCAGACGGAGCAGCGTACAAGTATGAGGTGAAAGAACAAGCAGTACCAGGATATGAATCCAAAGTAAATGGTACTGACATCACAAATACAAAAGTAGGCAAAACAAAAGTAGAAGGAACGAAGGCATGGAACGACGGAAATGCAACAGACCGTCCGACAATGATCAAAGTAGACTTACTACAAAACGGGAATGTGATTCAAACACAAGACGTATTCGCAGTAATGGGTTGGAAATATATATTCGCAGATTTAGCAGCATATGATGCGGAAGGTAAGGCTTACGAATATACAGTGAAAGAACAGCCAGTATCAGGATATGAATCCAAAGTAAGTGGTACCGACATCACAAATACAAAAGTAGGTCAAACAAAAGTAGAAGGAACGAAGACATGGAAAGATGATAACGCAACAGATCGTCCGGAAATGATTAAAGTAGACCTTTTACAAAATGGTACAGTGATTGCGACGCAAGAAGTAAGCAAAGCAACAGGTTGGAAATATGAATTCAAAGATTTAGCAGCGTATGATGCAAACGGAGTAGCGTACAAGTATACAGTGAAGGAACAACCGGTAGCAGGATATGAATCCAAAGTAAATGGTACTGACATCACAAATACAAAAGTAGGCGAAACAAAAGTAGAAGGAACGAAAACATGGAAAGATGATAACGCGAAAGATCGTCCGGAAATGATCAAAGTGGATCTTTTACAAAACGGTAAAGTAGTAGATACAAAAGAAGTAACAGCGGCAACAAACTGGAAGTACACATTTGAAAATCTCCAAGCATACGATGCAAACGGAGTGGCATACAAGTATGAAGTGAAGGAACAGCCAGTAGCAGGATATGAATCCAAAGTAAGTGGTACTGACATCACGAATACAAAAGTAGGCGAAACGAAAGTAGAAGGAACAAAAACGTGGAACGATAACAATGCAACAGATCGTCCAAGCACAATTAAAGTAGACTTACTACAAAACGGTCAAGTAATTGACACGAAAGAAGTAAGTAAAGCAACAAATTGGAAGTACACGTTTGAAAAGCTACAAGCGTATGATGCAAACGGAGCAGCGTACAAGTATGAAGTGAAAGAACAACAGGTAGACGGATACAAATCCGAAGTAAACGGTTATGACATCACGAATACAAAAGTAGGCGAAACGAAAGTAGAAGGAACAAAAACGTGGAACGATAACAATGCAACAGATCGTCCAAGTTCGATTAAAGTAGACTTACTACAAAACGGTAAAGTAGTAGACACAAAAGAAGTAACAGCAGAAACAAACTGGAAGTACACGTTTGAAAAACTACAAGCTTATGATGCAAAAGGTAAGATATACAAGTATGAAGTGAAAGAACAAGCAATACCAGGATATGAATCCAAAGTAAATGGTACTGACATTACAAATACAAAAGTAGGCAAAACAAAAGTAGAAGGAACGAAGACATGGAACGACGGAAATGCAACAGACCGTCCGACAATGATCAAAGTAGACTTACTGCAAAACGGGAACGTGATTCAAACACAAGACGTATTCGCAGTAATGGGTTGGAAATATATATTCGCAGATTTAGAAGCATATGATGCGGAAGGTAAGGCTTACGAATATACAGTGAAAGAACAGCCAGTAGCAGGATATGAAACAAAAGTAAGTGGTACTGACATCACAAATACAAAAGTAGGTCAAACAAAAGTAGAAGGAACGAAAACATGGAAAGATGATAACGCAACAGATCGTCCGGAAATGATTAAAGTAGACCTTTTACAAAATGGTACAGTGATTGCGACGCAAGAAGTAAGCAAAGCAACAGGTTGGAAATATGAATTCAAAGATTTAGCAGCGTATGATGCAAACGGAGTAGCGTACAAGTATACAGTGAAGGAACAACCGGTAGCAGGATATGAAACAAAAGTAAGTGGTACTGACATCACAAATACAAAAGTAGGCGAAACAAAAGTAGAAGGGACGAAGACATGGAACGACGATAACGCGAAAGATCGTCCGGAAATGATCAAAGTGGATCTTTTACAAAACGGTAAAGTAGTAGATACAAAAGAAGTAACAGCGGCAACAAACTGGAAGTACACATTTGAAAAGCTCCAAGCATACGATGCAAACGGAGTGTCATACAAGTATGAAGTGAAAGAACAGCCAGTAGCAGGATATGAAACAAAAGTAAGTGGTACTGACATCACAAATACAAAAGTAGGCAAAACAAAAGTAGAAGGAACGAAAACATGGAACGACGATAACGCGAAAGATCGTCCGGAAATGATTAAAGTAGATCTTTTACAAAATGGTACAGTGATTGCGACGCAAGAAGTAAGCAAAGCAACAGGCTGGAAATACGAATTCAAAGATTTAGCAGCGTATGATGCAAACGGAGTAGCGTACAAGTATGAAGTGAAGGAACAAGCGGTGGCAGGATATGAATCCAAAGTAAATGGTACTGACATCACAAATACAAAAGTAGGCGAAACAAAAGTAGAAGGGACGAAGGCATGGAACGACGATAACGCGAAAGATCGTCCGACAATGATCAAAGTAGACCTTTTACAAAATGGTAAAGTAGTAGATACAAAAGAAGTAACAGCAGAAACGAACTGGAAGTATATGTTTGAAAAGCTCCAAGCATATGATGAAAATGGAGCAGCGTACAAGTATGAAGTGAAGGAACAACCGGTAGCAGGATATGAATCCAAAGTAAGTGGTACTGACATCACGAATACAAAAGTAGCGAAATTGACAGTAGAAGGAACAAAAACATGGAACGATAACAACGCAACAGATCGTCCAAGCACAATCAAAGTAGACTTACTACAAAACGGTAAAGTAGTAGATACAAAAGAAGTAACAGCGGCAACAAACTGGAAATATGCATTTGCAGATGTAGAAGCATATGACGCAAATGGAGTAGCGTACAAGTATGAAGTGAAGGAACAGCCAGTAGCGGGATATCAATCTGACGTACACGGTTATGACATCACAAATACAAAAGTAGGCGAAACAAAAGTAGAAGGAACGAAAACGTGGAACGATAACAATGCAACAGATCGTCCAAGCTCGATTAAAGTAGACTTACTACAAAACGGTAAAGTAGTAGATACAAAAGAAGTAACAGCAGCAAGTGACTGGAAGTATACGTTTGAAAAACTACAAGCCTACGATGCAGAAGGTAAGGCATACAAGTATGAAGTGAAAGAGCAAGCAGTTGAAGGATATAAATCCAAAGTAAAAGGTTATGACATCACAAATACAAAAGTGGGCGAAACAAAAGTAGAAGGGACGAAGACATGGAACGACGATAACGCGAAAGATCGTCCGACAATGATCAAAGTAGATCTTTTACAAAACGGTAAAGTAGTAGATACAAAGGAGGTAACAGCAGCAAGTGACTGGAAGTACACGTTTGGCAAACTCCAAGCATACGATGCAGAAGGTAAGGCATACAAGTATGAAGTGAAGGAACAGCCAGTAGCAGGATATGAATCCAAAGTAAATGGTACTGACATCACAAATACAAAAGTAGGCAAAACAAAAGTAGAAGGAACGAAAGCATGGAACGACGATAACGCGAAAGATCGTCCGGAAATGATTAAAGTAGACCTTTTACAAAATGGTACAGTGATTGCGACGCAAGAAGTAAGCAAAGCAACAGGCTGGAAATACGAATTCAAAGATTTAGCAGCGTATGATGCAGAAGGTAAGGCATACAAGTATGAAGTGAAAGAGCAAGCAGTACCAGGATATGAATCCAAAGTAAGTGGTACTGACATCACAAATACAAAAGTAGGCGAAACAAAAGTAGAAGGAACAAAAACGTGGAACGATAATAACGCAACAGATCGTCCAAGCTCGATTAAAGTAGACTTACTACAAAACGGTAAAGTAGTAGATACAAAAGAAGTAACAGCAGAAACAAACTGGAAGTATACGTTTGAAAAACTACAAGCGTATGATGCAGAAGGTAAGGCATACAAGTATGAAGTGAAAGAACAAGTAGTTGAAGGATATAAATCCAAAGTAAAAGGTTATGACATCACGAATACAAAAGTAGGCGAAACGAAAGTAGAAGGAACAAAAACATGGAACGATAACAACGCAACAGATCGTCCAGGCACAATCAAAGTAGACTTACTACAAAACGGTAAAGTAATTGACACGAAAGAAGTAAGTAAAGCAACAAATTGGAAGTACACATTTGAAAAACTCCAAGCATATGATGCAAACGGAGCAGCGTACAAGTATGAAGTGAAAGAACAACAGGTAGACGGATACAAATCCGAAGTAAACGGTTATGACATCACGAATACAAAAGTAGGCGAAACGAAAGTAGAAGGGACAAAGACATGGAACGACGATAACACGAAAGATCGTCCGACAATGATCAAAGTAGACCTTTTACAAAATGGTAAAGTAGTAGATACAAAAGAAGTAACAGCAGAAACGAACTGGAAGTATACGTTTGAAAAGCTCCAAGCATACGATGAAAATGGAGTAGCGTACAAGTATGAAGTGAAGGAACAACCGGTAGCAGGATATGAATCCAAAGTAAAAGGTACTGACATCACAAATACAAAAGTAGGCGAAACGAAAGTAGAAGGAACAAAAACGTGGAACGATAACAATGCAACAGATCGTCCAAGTTCGATTAAAGTAGACTTACTACAAAACGGTAAAGTAGTAGACACAAAAGAAGTAACAGCAGAAACAAACTGGAAGTATACGTTTGAAAAGCTCCAAGCATACGATGAAAATGGAGTAGCGTACAAGTATGAAGTGAAAGAACAACCAGTAACGGGATATAAATCCGAAGTAAAAGGTTATGACATCACAAATACAAAAATCAAGGACGAGCCAAATGTAGATCCAAAAGATCCAAAAGATCCAAAAGATCCAAAAGATCCAAAAGATCCAAATGTAGATCCAAAAGATCCAAGCACAGGTCCAAACACAAATACAGACAAAAATAGCGATTCAAAAGTTCCACCTACTACAGAAAATGATAAGCCAACATTACTTCCTAACACAGGAGGAACATCAGCAGAAATGAGTTCAATTCTTGGAGGTATTGTATTATTCCTTTTAGGTGGAATCCTACTCGCTCGTCAGCGAATAAAATAA